Below is a genomic region from uncultured Erythrobacter sp..
CGAGGCCCCACGCAGCGGATGCGCGGCCTAGCAATTTTGTTGGGACATTTCGGTGAGTTGGTGGAGCGGAGCGCTGAGCCGCGCCCGAAACCGCCTGCTTAGACCTGCGAGAATGCGCCTTGCGCGACCACGGGGCCGGGATCGACGCCTTCGGGCTTTCCGCCAATCGGTTCGCGGGTGAGCAAAATCTGTACTCCGTCACCGAGATTGCGCGAAACATCCTCAGGCAGTTCCATGGCAAGCACCTCACCCGGTGCAACCACGCCAAGCGATTGCACCGCGCTGCCATCGGCTGGGACCAGCCACAGCTCGTGATCGTGAACGCCATCTGCGGTCAGGCCGATAGCGCCGATCAGCATCTGCTCACTTTCGGGAACGTAAGTGACGTCGAGGCGCAGTCCGGTATCGCCAATCGGCACCTGCGCGACCAGCGGATCGGCGGCGGCCAATTGCGGGGTATCGCCTGCGGCAGGATTGTCGCCCGGCCCGCTGCCCGGACCAAGCACCATCACCGCTGCCAGCACAGCTGCAGCAGCCGAAGTGAGCCCGGCGGTCCATTGCCAGCGGCGCAGACGGGATTGGAGGTCGATGACCTCGGCTCCAGCCTGGCCCGCTTGGCTATGTATGTGGGCCGCAATCCGATCCCAGACATGCGCGCCCGGTTCCATGCCGGCAACCTCGTCGGTAAGGGGAGCAAGCTTTGCATCCCACCAGGCCTTGCGCTCTGCAAAAGCTGCATCGCTCGCAGCTCTGCCGCGCGCGCGGAGAAGCTCCTCGCCTTCCAGCAGACCGAGTGCATATTCAGCCGCGATCACATCGTCATCGCGTTCGATTTCAGGAGTGTCGTTCGCGCCGCTCATGCCGCGTCTCCTGCTTCCAGACAGGCGCGCAGCTTCTGCAAGCCCCTGCGGATCCAGCTTTTCATCGTGCCCAGCGGCACATCGGCGGCTTCGGCGAGCTCGGCATAGGTGTAGCCATCGAAAAAGGCGCCGCGAATGTGCTTGCGCGCATTGTCATCAAGGGCCGAAATGCAGGCGTGGACCTGTGCTGATTTCTCTGCATCAATCAGCAGCGCGTCGGCCAGCGGAGCCTCGTCAGGAAGCGGATTGGCCTCCTCAACCGGCACCGCTCCGCCGCGCACCTTGCCCGTGCGCAGCCGGTCCACCGCGCGATTGCGAGCGAAAGTAGCTAGCCACGAGATCGGGCTCGCCCGCGTCGGGTCGTAACGGTCGGCACGTTGCCAAAGATTGACGTAGACGTCTTGCAAGGCGTCCTCTGCTTCCTTTCTGTCACCCAAGATACGAAAGCAGATGCCGAAGAGTTTCACGCGCGTTGCGTTGTAGATTTCTTCCAACGCCGCGCTGTCTCCGTCGGCGAGACGAACCATCGCTGCCCGCAGACGTTCGCGGGCAATATCAGCGGATTGGGTGTTTGCATCTGCCATCAACAATCATTTCCGCAATCGGCAATATCGCCGCGTTCGACCTGAATGGTCGCATGGCCGATGCCAAATCTGTCTTCAAGGCTGTGGGCGATCGAGTGGAGAAATTCATCCGAGCACGGTGCGCCCGGCATCTTCAGATGCGCTGTCAGAGCCGTCTCGGTTGTCGACATTGGCCAGATATGCAGATCGTGCACTTCTTCCACCCCTTCCAGTCCGGAGAGATGCGCGCGCACTTCGGCGACGTCAATCCTTGCAGGAACTGCAAGCAGGCCCATCCTGAGGCTGTCCTTGGCCAGTCCCCAGGTGCCCCATGCGATCATCGCGACAATAGCAAGACTGACCAGCGGATCGATCCACCAAAGTCCAGTGAATAGGATCACAAGTCCCGCGATCACCACGCCGACTGACACCAGTGCGTCGGCGGCCATGTGGAGATAGGCTCCGCGTATATTGAGGTCTTCCTGCCCGCGCATGAACAGCATTGCTGTGCCTGTGTTGATCGCAACGCCGATACCCGCGACCACGATCATCACCATGCCTTGCGGCTCTTGCGGTTCGAACAGGCGGTGCACAGTCTCGAACAGGATCGCTCCGATAGCGACCGCCAACAGCAGCGCATTTGCGAGCGCGGCGAGAATGGTCGAGCTTTTGAACCCGTAGGTGTAGCGGTCGGTTGGCGCGCGCTTAGCCGCGATACTTGCACCCCATGCGAGCAGCAGGGCGAGCACGTCGGACAGATTGTGTCCTGCATCCGCAACCAGCGCCATCGATCCATAAAGAAAACCAAACGTCGCCTCGAACACGACAAAGGCGATGTTGAGCAGGGCGCCAATAGCAAAAGCGCGCCCGAAATCCTTGGGCGCGTGGTGGTGCCCGTGGTGATCGTGGAGGCCGTGACAATCGCTCTCGCCCGTGCCGTGCGAGTGCACATGGTTTTCCGGATCTTTGTGAGTGTGCGTATGCCCCATCCGGCTTACTCGTAGACGCAAGCGGCGAGCCCGTCACGTCTGACGATGCCTATCCGCCTTTCGATCGAATTGCCGTGCCGCGCCAGCCAGCCGCCAGGGTTCACGACCGAGCGTTTCTTGGGCTGAGGCAGAGCGGCGGCCATCCGGCTTGCTTCGTCTGCGCTCAGGCGGGCAGCGGATTTGCCGAAGTAACGCTGCGCACCGGCCTCTGCGCCATAGGTGCCGATGCCGGTTTCCGCGACATTGAGATAGACCTCCATGATCCGCTCTTTGCCCCAGATCAGCTCGATCCAGAATGTGAACCACGCTTCCAGCGCTTTTCGGAAATAGCCGCCACCTTGCCACAGAAAGACGTTCTTGGCCGTTTGCTGGCTGATCGTGGAGCCTCCGCGGATGCGCCCGCCTTGCAGGTTCTCGCGCGCGGCTTGCTCGATTGCTTCGGTGTCAAAGCCCCAATGTTCGCAGAACTTGGAATCTTCGGCCGCGATCACCGCTGCGACCAGATTGGGGTCGATATTGTCGAGGCTTTCCCAGTCTTTTGTGATCCCGTTTTCGTCCATCACCATGGTCGCGGTGACGGGCACGGGGATCCACTTGAACGCGACCACCAGCAGCAGCGTAAGCGCGATGAACCACAGAATGATCTTGGCAAATATGCGCGCGATGCGAAGGACCATTTGCAGCAGATAATCGCTGCCGCGCCATGCCGCAATCGCTGTCTTAGCCGCTCACCCGCTTTGCCCATGCAACACGGCGCAAGGGGCCTGGCTCATGCGTGTCGAAAGGGAAACAGGTGGTGAGCGCGAGCAGGCCCGTCTCGCTTCCCGCAGGATAGGTGAACTCGTCCCATCGCACGGTTTCCAGATGCGTGACCTCGTAGCGCTCCACGCTGCCATCAATTCGGGTGAAGGTGAG
It encodes:
- a CDS encoding anti-sigma factor, yielding MSGANDTPEIERDDDVIAAEYALGLLEGEELLRARGRAASDAAFAERKAWWDAKLAPLTDEVAGMEPGAHVWDRIAAHIHSQAGQAGAEVIDLQSRLRRWQWTAGLTSAAAAVLAAVMVLGPGSGPGDNPAAGDTPQLAAADPLVAQVPIGDTGLRLDVTYVPESEQMLIGAIGLTADGVHDHELWLVPADGSAVQSLGVVAPGEVLAMELPEDVSRNLGDGVQILLTREPIGGKPEGVDPGPVVAQGAFSQV
- the mtgA gene encoding monofunctional biosynthetic peptidoglycan transglycosylase → MVLRIARIFAKIILWFIALTLLLVVAFKWIPVPVTATMVMDENGITKDWESLDNIDPNLVAAVIAAEDSKFCEHWGFDTEAIEQAARENLQGGRIRGGSTISQQTAKNVFLWQGGGYFRKALEAWFTFWIELIWGKERIMEVYLNVAETGIGTYGAEAGAQRYFGKSAARLSADEASRMAAALPQPKKRSVVNPGGWLARHGNSIERRIGIVRRDGLAACVYE
- a CDS encoding sigma-70 family RNA polymerase sigma factor translates to MADANTQSADIARERLRAAMVRLADGDSAALEEIYNATRVKLFGICFRILGDRKEAEDALQDVYVNLWQRADRYDPTRASPISWLATFARNRAVDRLRTGKVRGGAVPVEEANPLPDEAPLADALLIDAEKSAQVHACISALDDNARKHIRGAFFDGYTYAELAEAADVPLGTMKSWIRRGLQKLRACLEAGDAA
- a CDS encoding cation diffusion facilitator family transporter, whose product is MGHTHTHKDPENHVHSHGTGESDCHGLHDHHGHHHAPKDFGRAFAIGALLNIAFVVFEATFGFLYGSMALVADAGHNLSDVLALLLAWGASIAAKRAPTDRYTYGFKSSTILAALANALLLAVAIGAILFETVHRLFEPQEPQGMVMIVVAGIGVAINTGTAMLFMRGQEDLNIRGAYLHMAADALVSVGVVIAGLVILFTGLWWIDPLVSLAIVAMIAWGTWGLAKDSLRMGLLAVPARIDVAEVRAHLSGLEGVEEVHDLHIWPMSTTETALTAHLKMPGAPCSDEFLHSIAHSLEDRFGIGHATIQVERGDIADCGNDC